The sequence below is a genomic window from Pongo abelii isolate AG06213 chromosome 12, NHGRI_mPonAbe1-v2.0_pri, whole genome shotgun sequence.
CAGTGGAGAGGTAAACAATTCATCTCGTTTTCTCATTGGAAACAGGAGAGGGCTGGATCCCTAGGTGGTCTCTTAACAGCTCTAAGATTCTAGGATTTTGAGAAAACAAACTGAAGGGGAATtattaagaaaaacacaaatgtaaGAATGAAGACTAAGCAAGTTTCTAGACTTGGCATATGTAATGGTTTAGTAACTCGAACTGATAAGCAACCAGAATGGCTTAAATGACTGTGGGCATTGGACTCATTCTACCTACAAACCTAAGTTACATGCAACTCCatctcctattattattattattattattattattttttgagacggagtctcgctctgtcacaaggctggagcgcagtggcgatcttggctcactgcaacctctgactcccgggtccaagcaattcttctgcctcagcctcccgagtagctgggactataggcgggtgccaccacgcccagctaatttttgtatttttagtagagatggggtttcaccatgttggccaggctggtctcaatctgccctcgtgatccgccctccttggcctcccaaagtgctgggattataggcgtgagccacccacctggCCCTCCATCTCCTATTATTATACCTAGCTGAGGAATGTACCTTCTTTTCAATCAAACAaattctaaactgctctttgagaGTAGAAAAACACATCACCTCTTCTTGACCAGTTTCTCCAGCATTCTCAGTCTCTTGCTTCTCATTTATTTGgttctcctcttctgcctccatGTCTCTTCTGTTTTCTAAGGGTGTGGCCAACACTTCCTTACTCTGTCTCTGGACAAGAATGCCAGGCCTCATCGGCACATTCAAGTTCATGACTTGCATTAAGATCCTAGAAAATTAATCGGTAGAGTTTTAAACATTCATGCATTCTCATCCCCACTATCACACACAAAATGGCCTCTGCCACATCCTGCACCACACTCGCCTTTCATGGTCCTCTGGATTGCTTGTCACC
It includes:
- the C12H2orf74 gene encoding uncharacterized protein C2orf74 homolog isoform X3, coding for MQVMNLNVPMRPGILVQRQSKEVLATPLENRRDMEAEEENQINEKQETENAGETGQEEDDGLQKIHISVTRTPSVVESQKRPLKGVTFSREVIVVDLGNEYPTPRSYTREHKERK